agcgactcacaTAACGGATGGACGTTGTGTCGGTCAACAAGGGGAAGTCGCCGATGTgaggcttttatttttgtaacgtGAAGACTCCGGAAGTCGCGTGCGTCGCGTTTAACTGCGGTGGGCGGTATCTTGACGTCCGCAATCCAGCAGAACTCCGAAGTCTCGGAATTGGAGTAGGTGCGGTTGTGGATGTACTTGCTGTTCCGGGCTGAGTCTGCGAGCCGTATCGGACCGAACCGGACCGGACGAAGACGAGCGCGATTAAAGTGAGTGAGCGATCCCGCTGTACTGGTGTGGCGACTTGTTGCGGTAGGACCGCTTCGAATGGCTTTGGTGGTTTGCTGCTCTCACCGGTTGGGTTTGTTCTGCGAGTTTGACTGGCTTGCCGGTCCGGTACTAATCTGTCAAACGTCACACAAAATTTTGAGTGATTTGAGTCATTTGGTTTTGGGGCCCGTTGAACAAGTTCGACATATGACAGACACCTCAATACATCGCAGACGCATTCTTCCATTCACAACTTGCTCAAATAATTGCTACgcagttaatgaaaaaaaagagaaaaaaaaacaaaaaaatcaaatcaaaataaaacaaaacctcaACTTGATTTCGTGGCTTTCTGCACCCTCACTGGTGTTGCTGGTTTCACGAAATTCAGGACCAGCGCACGTTTTACCTGATCAAGTTGACTATTGATGGATTTATTGATGTTGTGTtgattggtggggggggggggggtggttccTTCATCATTTGTACATCAGTTGCACAGgatgaaaatgtgtcaaaaaatcCAACGTGACTTGCATATATTTTATGCGTGCTCAACTGACGTAACGTGATCCaattatcaatccatttttttttttttttaaatgtcggCCACAGGTCAGCATCAGATCAAATTCCGTCCACCCGTCCGCGGTTTCGGGTGGCGCCCGACCCATCTGGGTTCGGACGAAAGGCcgactacaccctgagctggtcgccggTCGGTCGCAGGGCGCATATCGACCTCGTCACTGAACGGGAATTGAACCCCCGCCGCCTGCGCCAAAGTCGGGCCACTCTGTCAGTGACCCTCCGGTTTCAAGTGTCTGCTTTTCAGactgggggcgggggtggggtccGATGAACACTTTTTCAGTAAGAAGTTCCAACCGGCAGATGGAGCAAATCTGACCACGAGCACACAAAGAAGCCACAGCAGATTTTTGCTTATTCTGCTCTCCAGTGTCGTTTTTCAACTCCAAGAGTGATGATTGATTATTGCAAGATAGGCCGAtgcatatttattgaaaaacgGAGTGAAAAAGTTTGTGAACCACTGGCCCAAGTAGAAAAGTGTCTTTGTGTCCTGCAAGGAATTGTGGGAAATCCTAAAGGAAGCAAAggcctccttttcctttcgcAACAGCCACGCACACGCTAAGAGGATGTTGGAAGGCGGCGTCTTCCTGTTGTGATGTCACGGCCACTTCCTGTGCAgggcgccttttttttttttttttttttttctttctttctcacttCCCGAAGGACCAATCGGCAGCTTTGCTCTCCGCATTTGCCAAACGCGGACGGCGTCACGTACGATGACATCGTCGGACCTGTCTGCGTAAGACCGGACCGTCCAAAACCAGAACACCCCGGGACCAAGCACAAAACAATTTTTGCTTGGGCTCTTGATGCTCGATGCGACCTTTTTCCGGGCGGGGTCGTCCCTATCAGTCacaaaggtcaaaggtcagcaGGTGACTCACAGGAATTGAAGCTTTCCCCAAGAATGGCTTCTCCTTGTTCCGCTTGCTCTCAGTTCTGCGCTCATGTCCGCCGGGGAAATCCCAAAACCGAGACCGAGACGCCACGTCGCGTGACCTCATCGGAACGCGACGTGGTTGCAGAACATCACAAAGTGACCTTTACGACACTCGAAAGCCGAACTCTGCGTTTGTCGTACGGCAGGAGAGGGACCGAAATGTGTGAAACGTCTTTCGGGACGAGATTTTCTCCCAGGTTCCACCTGAACAgctgcgggtggggggggggggggtgactccTCCAAGTCCACCGTTCACAAACGTCAGAACTGATGAATGTTGCAGTTGAGTACCGGGCTTGTTTTTGGTCCGCGCTTGTGAGACTCCGAAGCGAGGCTCAGTCACAAAACCTCCGTCCGTCGCCCGCTCGTCTTTAGATGGCCTTATTCAAAAAGTCCCCTCAAATATTACGTACggatgaaatgaaatgtctcttgttctttgttcttgttactttgttgttcttttgttcCGAATGTGggaccagggcagcaccgactgcctgCAATCAACGTCAACCAAGTTTTCTTGCAcatctgcttttcttttttcccgtCTGTCAAATTTTGTTGTGATCCTGtgtgggaggtttttttttccttcatctggCCACAGTTTTCTTCTCCACTTGAAATTCAGCCGCTGAATTGGAGCTTTAGCGGTGACCTCTAACCTTTCGTAAACGCGACCTCCTGGCGTCAAGCGCGCTGCCTCGTGCCCATCGTGGTGTTCGGCGAAGCTGTTGAGAGGAGGGAAGGGCGACTACAATAAGTGGCGCCCTTGAATGGACTTCTTTGCAACTGGAACcaacatttttcttgttttgaaatgcaaatAGTCTGGTGTGTCCGACCACACGTGTGTATTGGTCTTGCTACacttcaataaaaatatgaaacagcttggttttggatttttttcatcaattcattTCTCGTCTGATGTTTCGCACAATTTGCCAGCATTCCGAACGTCCACTTGACCAATCGCGACAAACGCCACACTatattgcatgtgtgtgtaggaAGTGGAGGTGCTTACTTCCTgctgagtcacatgacctgttCTCCCGCTGTGATTGGCGGTGGTGTTGTCAACCGTCGCCTCGGTAACGTGTTTGGACAGTGATGAAATGTGAGCGTGGGGAACAAAACGGGGCCTTGAGGTTCTTGTTTCCTGCTGGCTCACGTGACCGAGTGGAACAGAACTCCTTTTGTCtgagaacgcccccccccccccccccggcccactACACATGCTGCTGACTAACAACACCTcgcttatgtgtgtgtgtgtgtgtggatttcACAATATCCATCTTGTGTTAGCCTGCATGAAGTCATCATCCCAAATCCTTTGCAtcaaacatggggaaaaaaaagtgcaagctAACCACCAGTTTTCATTATCTGCCGCTCTCCTGACATATTAGTAACAATGACAGGTTTTGGTCATTTCCTGCTACGTTAGGAATTTGGTTTGGTCACTTCCTGCTCCATTAATGTCAATTTCTGCTAAGCTAAAATTGTTTGGTCACaatgttgcaatgtttttttttcgtcaccTTCTGCTATGCTAAGCTGTTAGCGAAAATGTTGGTGTCACAGCCTTATCTGCTAAAATTTTTCCAACACTTTGTCGTCTCTTCCTGCCGTGGCAACAGGCTAGCTGGCAATTTTGGTAGTCAAATTGTCTTGGTAACGTCCAGCTCTAGCGACTTCCTTCCGTCCGTCCGaccttccctccttccttccttccttccttccttccttcgacAGCGTGCCAACATATAAATATTAGCGTAATGTTTTGTCACAGagagctgaagaagaagaagaagagaagaagaagaagggggtcCGGGTGGCAATGGGTCACCGCGGCCGGTGATGACGCTGTGATGGCATCAGGAAACGGCGCTGGTGAGGGTCGTTATGGCGACGCTGGACGCTAACACGGCAGTGGAAAGGCTCCTGGCCGCCGTCCATCTGGAGAGGTCGGAGGTCACTCCCTCCAGAAACCAACGCCGGCAACTTGTCGACACAGTCCCTGACTTTGTGTTCCGCGCAGGTACCAGGCCTCCTTCCAGACAGCGGGCCTCCTATTGGCCGCCGACGTGGTCCACTTGGATCACGACGCTCTGGTCAGCCTCGGAATCACAGCCACCGGGCATCGCAAACGGATCCTGAGACTCCTGTCGTACGTCCGGAGGCGGGTAACTCAAGCGTCCGATCAGAGAGCGCCCGGCGAAGGACGCCATTCCGCGACGGACCTGCCGTCGCCGACGTCGTCTCGGTCGCAAGCCCCCTGCGGCTCGGAAGCACCGAGGAACAGTTCGGCTCCCCGCCCGGCTGCCGCGCTGAAGCCGGTGCCTAAACCCAGAACCGTGTTTAACCGGCGGCGTACCGCGCCGGTCCACTTCCGTCTCCCTGCGCCGGACACGGTCCCGTCCCCGCACAGGAGGCTCTCCCAGGAGTCCGTCTGTTTTCCGTTCTTAGAAAGCGTCAACTCGCCTCCGGCCACGGCAAAGCGGACGCTCGACCGACAGGACGAGGTGACGCCCGTCGGCGAGTCAGGCGCGACTCTGCCGCCCGTTCCCCCGAGGGTCACCCGTACAGTCGCGCCTGCGGCGTGCCCGTGGCGTTCTTCCCCCGCACGAGCGTACTTCGACCGACCGCTTCCGGCTTCCCGTTCGCCCTCTTCTCCCGGTCACCGTGACGACAGCGGGATGTCCGGATCGGGCCTGGGCGACGGCGGCAGGATGGAGATGATCTCCAATGACATCTACTGGGGCACCGGGGCGTCCgcccctccgccgccgccgcgacaAACAGCTGACGGGAAAGAGAGGAATCAGAGAAATAGGTTTCTGCGACTCATCAATCAGTCAATCACCCGATCAGTGAATCTTATTAATCTGACcatgtttgattcattttgaaTCCTGTCGGCAGCGGCGGCACGTCAGGCAACAACTGGTCGGGATCGGCCGGAGGTGAGTGAGTGCGATGCGGCGTGGCCTCGTTTTGACCGTTTTGCGGCAGACGCGGCAGCTCCACGGTTGTGTTTGCAGATGACCCCGCTGACCTCGACGACGTCATCAGTCCCTACTCCGAAAGCCTTTTCCAAAGAGGAGGAGTCGTCCCCCTCGCCGCCGAGGTGAGACTGCCACGCCGCCCTTGTGCCGTCATCACCCCCACGCTGTTCCTTTGTCTCCTGGCACAGAATGACGCCAGACGAGAAGGCGAAAGCAGGTGGCGGGAGTGGCAGCGCGCTGAGGATCGCGGGTAAATCCACCGGAATGTATCCGGGTCGGTGACGGCGCGCCGGTCTCAGTGTCCGGTTCATTCTCCCGGTCGCAGGCCGGCGCTGTCCCCGGACGGCGACGAGGACCAGACCATCTCGCCGTACGCCAGCTACGCTTCCCCCAGCGATAGGGCCACGCCCATTATCAGCGGTTGGCTGGACAAACTTTCACCGCAGGGGTGcgtttcatttactgtatgtagaaGAAACCCAGTGGGGGGCGTGTGGGGGGTGGGCCGGGGTGGGCATTATAGCTATTtcacctttttgtgtgtgtgtgtgcgcgcttcTTTTTACCATTTTCCACAGCAATTTTTTGTGCTTGTCTAGTCATAtttatgcttttatttcagGAACTATGTCTTCCAGAAGCGCTTTGTCAAATTTGACGGAAAAAATCTCATGTACTTTGGAAATGAAAAGGTAAGCTTTGAGTCCGTGAACCATCGTCAACTCCGTCTCCATCTTTGTTGTCATCTTTTGCCTCTTTCAGGATGTCTACCCTAAAGGAGTCATCCCATTGGCCGCCATCCAGAGGGCCCGCCCATCCAAAGACAACAAATTTGAAGTAGTGACGAGTCAGCGGATCTTTGTTTTTAAGGCTGATAATGAAGGTgtggagagagagcgagagacaccagAGAACTGATGAATTGCTGACTTTATTCCAACTctgggtgtgcgtgtgtcagTGCTGAGGCGCAGTTGGGTTTCTACACTGCAGGACCACGTCCGAGACCAACTGGTGTTGGGGCGTCGCTGGTTGGGTCCCGGTCCTCACTGTCAGAAACATGGCTCCCTGGAGCTGAAAGGAACCAAGTCCAAAGTTTACCTGGCCATAAACACAGAGCAGATTTGGCTCCACAAAAGCCAACAGGTGACGTCAACGCCTCGGTACCGACACGTCGCGCGCGGCGCTCGTTAGCACCTGGGCCGCTCCAAACGGAACTTGCCGTGGTTTCCGCACGTATATGTCTGATATTTCTCCGTGGACGGTTTCAGTGCTTTCGTACCGGGATCGGCATCACGGTGATTGAGGCCCGGGGCGCCACCATCCGAGACGGGAAACACAAAAATTTTGACCTCATCACACCCTACAGAACCTTCAGGTACGACCTCGCATCTTCATCCCCTTCGTCACGGCGACGACCTCTTCTCGTCCACCTCTCCAGCTTCACGGCGGACTCGGACCGGGAGAAACGGGACTGGACGGAGGCGCTGCAAGAGGCCATCACCGAGACCCTGTCGGACTACGAGGTGGCTGAGAAGATCTGGTCCAACCGCTCCAACCGGACGTGTGCCGACTGCCGGGCCGTCAACCCCGACTGGGCCTCCATCAACTTGTGCGTGGTCATCTGCAAGAACTGTGCCGGTACGCCCGCATTGGCTAAATGCTAACTGGAAGCACGAGAGCGTTCGTTGACTTTTACAGTTAGGAAATTGAATTGCTGTGTGCAGGTCAACACAGAGGTCTGGGCACTATGGTTTCCAAAGTCCAGAGTCTGAAACTGGACACCAGCGTGTGGAGCAACCAGATTGTGCAGGTGAGATTGGACCCAGGTCAAAAACCTGAAAACCTTTGAAGGTCACTGATTGATTTtgtctcttttcttttccctgGGCAGCTCTTCATCATGCTGGGTAACGACCGCGCTAACGAGTTCTGGGCCGCCCACTTGTCCCGAGCAGACGAGCTGGACTGTGACGCATCGCCAAGTCAGAGACGAGAGTTCATCGGTCAGAAGTACCGAGAAGGACGCTTCCGACTGGACCATCCCGCTTTCAGCAGCCAGGAGCAGCTACTCAAGGTACGTGTCTCTACGTGACAGTCAGTACTTCAGCAGGAGCTCTTTCTGCGTATGTGACGCGATGGAAGCAAGTTCTGATAATCAAGTCGACGACTCGGATCTTTGAGctccagtgattttttttttttttttgttccttactACTGTTTCTTACTTTTTGACCTTCAGGTCTTATGCTGTGCGGTCAGCGAACACACGCTCCTCAAAACTGTCACTCACATCTTCTCCGAAGCCAGATCCAATCACCTCACCACGACCGCTCACGGACAGCAGCCGACCAGAGACCTGCTAGATCCCTACCTGGCCTCGGGTGGGGACCACCTCTATTATTACTGTGCCACAACTACTCACCTAAAATTACTCATGAACACAATTTGACCTTGGGAACTACGCCAGACAAATGTTCTGTGCATtcgccccacagttctgaggttcaggatttgaatcttggctctggACTTTCTGTTTGGAGGtggcacgttctccctgtgctcgCTTGGGTTTCCTCAGGGTACTCCAACTTCCTCCCTCTTTCCAAGAATGTCAATGTTAAGATGGGTCAGTGAAGACTCAAAATGTGCCATGTGATGGACCaggtggtgaccagtccagggtgtacccagcctctctgggataggctccgactcACCcgtaaccctaatgaggactTGTTATAaagagaatagatggatggactggAATTTTCTGTGATCTCCTTCTGCAGATCCTGGCGTCTACGATGAGATCATGAAGACAGTTCTTCATTCGGGCTTCCTCTTCAGGTCCAATTGCGCTAGTAGAGGAACGATGTCCCGGCGATCTCGAGAAGGTTGGCTTTGTAGTCCTGCCAATTTGTCAAATGCCAAATCGCAGCTCTTTGCTCGTTTCACCTGTTTTCTCGTGATCCGCAACAGACTTCCAGAAGTTCTGGTGCTCCATGGATCAATCGCTGCTCTTCTACCAGTCGGAGGGATCGACAGGAGCGTGCATGGAGATCAGCCTGAAAGACGTCGTGTGTTTGGGAGTTAACCGCCCTGACTCGTCCAGCAGTAACGGCTTCGTGGACAGGTGGTGTCTTCGGTTGGCACCGCGTAGCGTTGCTGCCAAATCCGCACTCAACTGGGTGTTTTTCCCACTCAGGTTCCAGTACACCTTTGAGTTGTATCTGACCTCAGACAAAGTCTATCAGTTTGGTGTGGAGACGGCTGACCAACTCCACGCCTGGACCAGTGCCGTCGGGAAGGTTTGATCATTTTCTTGACTCGTTCCTCTCTCAACCCAATCGCGTTATTCTGCTCGTTAACGTGCTTTTGACGGGCTGAAGAAAGAACCGTTGTCGTGTTTGGTCTCTAGGCCGCAACGCCGATAAGCTGTCACTGCCTGCTGACTCGGGAGTTCGAACGCATTGGACGACTGCGCTACCGAGCAATGCTGGACCCTCAGCAGTGGAAGGAGGCGCACTTTGTCCTGCAGAAGTCCAACCTCTTCATATGTCCCCAGAATGACGGCGCCGCAGAAGACATCATCAACCTGAAACGTCTTCAGGAGCTGAGTCCGTGTCCATTAGAAGAAAGTCTTCTGGAGACCACGTCAAGGCTCTGTCTGGCTGACTGTTTGTTTTGAAGGTGTCACTTCGGAGGGCCAGAACCAAGAGAAGAAAGACATCCTCGTTTTGGTGGAGAAGGGGAGGTGAGTGGACCTTGCGTTAAGCTGTTTGTCTTCCAGTCTTTGTGGTTTGATCTCGCCGTCGCTTCAGGACGTTCCACCTGCAAGGTGTCGGCCGCACCGACTTCAGCCTTTGGTGCTTGGACATCCAGCGGGCCAGCGGGGGCAAGGGGAACGCCCTGCGAGAGCAGCAGCTGAGCAGGAACGACATCCCCATAATCGTGGACAGCTGCATTGCCTTCGTCACGCAGTATGGTGAGcacgccggggggggggggggggtgtctcagGTCTCGTCTTCGGACCGAGCGTCTTAGGCTTTCGCGTGGCCATCCGCAGGTCTGGGCCACGAGGGAATCTATCGCAAGAACGGAGCCAAGTCCAGAATCAAACTTCTCATGGAAGACTTCCGAAAGGACGCTCGCAACGTCAAACTACGCATCGGAGACCATTTCATCGAGGATGTAACGGACGTCCTCAAGCGTTTCTTCAGGGAGATCGATGACCCTGTCTTCATGGCCGACCTCCACCCCCTGTGGGAGGAGGCCGCGAGTAAGTTGATTTCCCGACCGCCGCGCCAAACGTAGGGTGTTGTGCCCGTGATTCACCGAGAGTTCCCTCCCGCTTACGCCTCAGCAATCCAGCTGAAGGGTTCCAGGCTAGACCACTACAAGGAGATCATCCGGACTCTTCCACGGGTGAACAGGATGACTCTGGCCGCACTAATCAGTCACCTCTACAGGTGAGTTTTGATTGGCCGGCGTGCCTTCATGCGCGTGTGACGAGATCACGATCGGTCGGTGCCGCCAGGGTCCAGAAATGCGCCGACCTGAACCAGATGTGCACCAAGAACCTGTCGCTGCTCTTCGCTCCCAGCCTCTTCCAGACGGACGGTAAAGGAGAACACGAAGTGAAGATCGTCGAAGATCTCATTGACAACTATTTGTACGTCTTCGACGTGAGTGCTACTCTGCGAGCCCGCTCGCCGGCGTCCGCTCTCCGAGTCCACACCCGATTGGACTTTTTCTTCCTTGTCAGATCGACGAGGAGCACCAGAATCAGATGGATTTGGAGATCAGCCTCATCACCTCGTGGAAAGACACTCAAGTACGTCAGGCCCGGTCGCTTCTCGGGGTAGGCGGAGACGGAGAACTGAATGTGACGATTGTGCGGCTTCAGTTGTCCCAGGCGGGTGATCTGATCATTGAAGTCTACCTGGAGATGAAGATGCCGGACAGCTGCATCACCCTGAAAGTAAGACGCTGGCGACACACGCGTCGGCCGTTGCTCCGGCGGCGACAGCCTCTCCACCTCTTCCGACTCACTCCAGGTGTCGCCCAGCATGTGTGCCGAGGAGCTGACCAATCAGGTCCTATACATGAGGAACATCCCCGCCGGAGACAAAGACGTCTGGATGACGTTTGAGGTTATCGAGGACGGACAGCTCGGTGCGTGTAACCGCAACGCCCGCACgcccgcacgcacgcacgcacgcacgcacagctGAGGCGAGGTGTTTGTTGCGTCTGTAGAGCGTCCCTTGCTTCCCAAAGAGAAAGTTCTGGAACAGGCTCTGCAGTGGTGCAAGATGGCCGACCCGAGCTCCGCCTACCTGGTGGTGAAGAGGGTCCCGAAAGGCGACGGCATCAACATTCTCACTTGTAGGTCCGGTCCacgtcaacacacacacacacacacacacgcgcacgcacgcacgcgcgtgCGTCACAGTTTCCGTGACCTTTAGCCTACAAGAG
The sequence above is drawn from the Syngnathoides biaculeatus isolate LvHL_M chromosome 11, ASM1980259v1, whole genome shotgun sequence genome and encodes:
- the arap3 gene encoding arf-GAP with Rho-GAP domain, ANK repeat and PH domain-containing protein 3 isoform X1, yielding MATLDANTAVERLLAAVHLERYQASFQTAGLLLAADVVHLDHDALVSLGITATGHRKRILRLLSYVRRRVTQASDQRAPGEGRHSATDLPSPTSSRSQAPCGSEAPRNSSAPRPAAALKPVPKPRTVFNRRRTAPVHFRLPAPDTVPSPHRRLSQESVCFPFLESVNSPPATAKRTLDRQDEVTPVGESGATLPPVPPRVTRTVAPAACPWRSSPARAYFDRPLPASRSPSSPGHRDDSGMSGSGLGDGGRMEMISNDIYWGTGASAPPPPPRQTADGKERNQRNSGGTSGNNWSGSAGDDPADLDDVISPYSESLFQRGGVVPLAAENDARREGESRWREWQRAEDRGPALSPDGDEDQTISPYASYASPSDRATPIISGWLDKLSPQGNYVFQKRFVKFDGKNLMYFGNEKDVYPKGVIPLAAIQRARPSKDNKFEVVTSQRIFVFKADNEVLRRSWVSTLQDHVRDQLVLGRRWLGPGPHCQKHGSLELKGTKSKVYLAINTEQIWLHKSQQCFRTGIGITVIEARGATIRDGKHKNFDLITPYRTFSFTADSDREKRDWTEALQEAITETLSDYEVAEKIWSNRSNRTCADCRAVNPDWASINLCVVICKNCAGQHRGLGTMVSKVQSLKLDTSVWSNQIVQLFIMLGNDRANEFWAAHLSRADELDCDASPSQRREFIGQKYREGRFRLDHPAFSSQEQLLKVLCCAVSEHTLLKTVTHIFSEARSNHLTTTAHGQQPTRDLLDPYLASDPGVYDEIMKTVLHSGFLFRSNCASRGTMSRRSREDFQKFWCSMDQSLLFYQSEGSTGACMEISLKDVVCLGVNRPDSSSSNGFVDRFQYTFELYLTSDKVYQFGVETADQLHAWTSAVGKAATPISCHCLLTREFERIGRLRYRAMLDPQQWKEAHFVLQKSNLFICPQNDGAAEDIINLKRLQELSVTSEGQNQEKKDILVLVEKGRTFHLQGVGRTDFSLWCLDIQRASGGKGNALREQQLSRNDIPIIVDSCIAFVTQYGLGHEGIYRKNGAKSRIKLLMEDFRKDARNVKLRIGDHFIEDVTDVLKRFFREIDDPVFMADLHPLWEEAATIQLKGSRLDHYKEIIRTLPRVNRMTLAALISHLYRVQKCADLNQMCTKNLSLLFAPSLFQTDGKGEHEVKIVEDLIDNYLYVFDIDEEHQNQMDLEISLITSWKDTQLSQAGDLIIEVYLEMKMPDSCITLKVSPSMCAEELTNQVLYMRNIPAGDKDVWMTFEVIEDGQLERPLLPKEKVLEQALQWCKMADPSSAYLVVKRVPKGDGINILTSYKSDLMKVGLLRCREEPPKLLQGNKFQERSFQIKKNKLLLLKDKKSLKAEKEWSLKTMKVYIGVRRKLKAPTRWGFTVMSPKHQLFLCCANEADLWDWVSSFLRVQNNEPGPPVLRRHSSSDIARQKFGTMPLVPIRGDESNHGMLSANQTLRKLHDRRTLSMFFPMKVHRDSAEERSESPEPVYEEVGDFGLQVLKSLETSFLSGGGGAEGPRGPPAARPLPGRRGSADSDPASRPQVACTPSQELLLQELSSVFGGKAEPDGDEQEEESRVRSLDRIEI
- the arap3 gene encoding arf-GAP with Rho-GAP domain, ANK repeat and PH domain-containing protein 3 isoform X2; this encodes MATLDANTAVERLLAAVHLERYQASFQTAGLLLAADVVHLDHDALVSLGITATGHRKRILRLLSYVRRRVTQASDQRAPGEGRHSATDLPSPTSSRSQAPCGSEAPRNSSAPRPAAALKPVPKPRTVFNRRRTAPVHFRLPAPDTVPSPHRRLSQESVCFPFLESVNSPPATAKRTLDRQDEVTPVGESGATLPPVPPRVTRTVAPAACPWRSSPARAYFDRPLPASRSPSSPGHRDDSGMSGSGLGDGGRMEMISNDIYWGTGASAPPPPPRQTADGKERNQRNSGGTSGNNWSGSAGDDPADLDDVISPYSESLFQRGGVVPLAAENDARREGESRWREWQRAEDRGPALSPDGDEDQTISPYASYASPSDRATPIISGWLDKLSPQGNYVFQKRFVKFDGKNLMYFGNEKDVYPKGVIPLAAIQRARPSKDNKFEVVTSQRIFVFKADNEVLRRSWVSTLQDHVRDQLVLGRRWLGPGPHCQKHGSLELKGTKSKVYLAINTEQIWLHKSQQCFRTGIGITVIEARGATIRDGKHKNFDLITPYRTFSFTADSDREKRDWTEALQEAITETLSDYEVAEKIWSNRSNRTCADCRAVNPDWASINLCVVICKNCAGQHRGLGTMVSKVQSLKLDTSVWSNQIVQLFIMLGNDRANEFWAAHLSRADELDCDASPSQRREFIGQKYREGRFRLDHPAFSSQEQLLKVLCCAVSEHTLLKTVTHIFSEARSNHLTTTAHGQQPTRDLLDPYLASDPGVYDEIMKTVLHSGFLFRSNCASRGTMSRRSREDFQKFWCSMDQSLLFYQSEGSTGACMEISLKDVVCLGVNRPDSSSSNGFVDRFQYTFELYLTSDKVYQFGVETADQLHAWTSAVGKNDGAAEDIINLKRLQELSVTSEGQNQEKKDILVLVEKGRTFHLQGVGRTDFSLWCLDIQRASGGKGNALREQQLSRNDIPIIVDSCIAFVTQYGLGHEGIYRKNGAKSRIKLLMEDFRKDARNVKLRIGDHFIEDVTDVLKRFFREIDDPVFMADLHPLWEEAATIQLKGSRLDHYKEIIRTLPRVNRMTLAALISHLYRVQKCADLNQMCTKNLSLLFAPSLFQTDGKGEHEVKIVEDLIDNYLYVFDIDEEHQNQMDLEISLITSWKDTQLSQAGDLIIEVYLEMKMPDSCITLKVSPSMCAEELTNQVLYMRNIPAGDKDVWMTFEVIEDGQLERPLLPKEKVLEQALQWCKMADPSSAYLVVKRVPKGDGINILTSYKSDLMKVGLLRCREEPPKLLQGNKFQERSFQIKKNKLLLLKDKKSLKAEKEWSLKTMKVYIGVRRKLKAPTRWGFTVMSPKHQLFLCCANEADLWDWVSSFLRVQNNEPGPPVLRRHSSSDIARQKFGTMPLVPIRGDESNHGMLSANQTLRKLHDRRTLSMFFPMKVHRDSAEERSESPEPVYEEVGDFGLQVLKSLETSFLSGGGGAEGPRGPPAARPLPGRRGSADSDPASRPQVACTPSQELLLQELSSVFGGKAEPDGDEQEEESRVRSLDRIEI